From Deltaproteobacteria bacterium, one genomic window encodes:
- a CDS encoding PQQ-like beta-propeller repeat protein → MKQRSGGAFIAVVLALSIASRVAAWEATVDGTDHQRQDGATAVAVGPSGDVFATGFTDDNNFVVVKVSGTTGNILWRQTVAAPTGPYPYGRAITVDGAGDAVVAGGGNMTLIKLSGATGAMVWSYTLSGSTDSFGLALALDGAGDVLGGGTQRNAAGGKDFVVVKLSGTTGAELWPPQRIGGLTSDVNIANVVRADPVGDVIAAGVIDDHSFDLVKLSGASGAELWRHAGGEAVAAAVDGAGDVVAVGWDFIVVKVSGTNGTEAWRHSNDFGRAVALDAMGDVFVAGDVQNATEGHSDGAVVKLSGATGTELWPVQVISGTAGLGDHVNDLAVDAVGDAIVAGQTWDVGTDFTILKFSGSTGERLWFTTIDGTEFGAQDLASAVTVDGAGTIAAAGTTVNRREMTGYDFTVARFSDRISGKKMALSGDGSTRTLSVSSRDPLILASGHGVPADPTVGGAVLELSNPTTAETAAVMLPASNWSGNTPRLFPGTQKYRYTDHGSAHSSILIQSGKRLKIRSRGPIPFSLNEPSQGSLAVKLTIGTGGFRYCMRFGGTILADLPGRFVATDTPTPDHCP, encoded by the coding sequence ATGAAGCAACGATCGGGGGGTGCCTTCATCGCCGTCGTGCTCGCTCTTTCGATCGCCTCTCGCGTCGCCGCGTGGGAGGCAACGGTCGACGGCACGGACCACCAGCGGCAAGACGGCGCAACCGCGGTGGCCGTCGGGCCAAGCGGTGACGTCTTCGCCACCGGCTTCACCGACGACAACAACTTCGTCGTCGTGAAAGTGTCGGGGACGACGGGCAATATCCTGTGGCGGCAGACGGTCGCCGCGCCGACCGGGCCGTATCCCTACGGGCGCGCGATCACCGTCGACGGCGCAGGCGACGCCGTGGTCGCGGGTGGTGGAAACATGACCCTCATCAAGCTGTCCGGGGCCACGGGGGCGATGGTCTGGAGCTACACGCTGAGCGGCTCGACGGACAGCTTCGGGCTCGCGCTCGCATTGGATGGCGCCGGGGACGTCCTCGGGGGCGGAACGCAACGGAACGCCGCCGGCGGGAAAGACTTCGTCGTCGTGAAGCTCTCCGGCACGACGGGCGCGGAGCTCTGGCCGCCTCAGCGGATCGGCGGTCTCACTTCCGACGTCAACATTGCGAACGTCGTCCGCGCGGATCCGGTGGGCGACGTCATCGCCGCGGGCGTCATCGATGACCACAGCTTCGATCTCGTCAAGCTTTCGGGCGCGTCGGGCGCCGAGCTCTGGCGACACGCCGGCGGGGAGGCCGTCGCCGCGGCGGTCGATGGTGCAGGCGACGTCGTCGCCGTGGGATGGGACTTCATCGTCGTCAAAGTCTCGGGCACCAACGGCACGGAGGCGTGGCGCCACTCGAACGATTTCGGGCGTGCGGTCGCCCTCGACGCCATGGGGGACGTCTTCGTGGCGGGCGACGTGCAGAACGCGACTGAGGGGCACTCCGACGGTGCAGTCGTGAAGCTTTCCGGTGCGACGGGGACCGAGCTCTGGCCCGTGCAGGTCATCAGCGGCACGGCGGGGCTAGGGGACCATGTCAATGACCTCGCGGTCGACGCGGTGGGCGACGCAATCGTCGCCGGGCAGACTTGGGACGTCGGCACGGACTTCACGATCCTCAAGTTCTCGGGCAGCACGGGAGAAAGGCTCTGGTTCACGACGATCGACGGCACGGAATTCGGCGCTCAAGACCTTGCGAGTGCGGTGACGGTCGATGGTGCGGGCACGATCGCGGCTGCGGGGACCACCGTGAACCGGCGGGAAATGACGGGCTACGATTTCACTGTCGCCCGGTTCTCCGATCGGATCTCCGGGAAGAAGATGGCTCTCAGCGGTGATGGCTCGACGCGCACGCTCTCGGTCTCGTCCAGAGACCCGCTGATCCTCGCTTCCGGTCACGGGGTCCCGGCGGACCCGACCGTCGGCGGCGCAGTGCTGGAGCTCAGCAACCCGACGACCGCCGAGACGGCCGCGGTCATGCTCCCCGCTTCAAACTGGAGCGGGAACACACCGCGGCTGTTCCCAGGAACGCAAAAGTACCGGTACACGGACCACGGATCGGCGCATTCGTCGATCCTCATCCAGAGTGGCAAGCGGCTCAAGATCCGGAGCCGTGGTCCAATCCCCTTCTCGCTCAACGAGCCGTCCCAAGGCAGCCTCGCGGTCAAGCTCACGATAGGAACAGGGGGGTTCCGTTACTGCATGCGGTTTGGCGGGACGATCCTCGCCGATCTCCCCGGGCGGTTCGTCGCGACCGACACACCCACACCGGACCACTGCCCCTGA
- a CDS encoding glycosyltransferase family 2 protein, with the protein MLLPAFDAEATIGACLRSIQRQLEPRWECIVVDDGSSDGTLARARSFAERDARFRVVAAPHRGLIEALNVGLDRCRAPLVARMDADDLMHRARLREQLAALESAPDLAAVGCHVRLFPRRTLRDRRRAYELWLNAIDSPRRVREEAFVECPVAHPTLMIRREILADLGYRDRGWPEDYDLVLRLLCAGHDVGVVPRRLLAWRDRPVRLSRTADRYGLDRFTACKAAFLAAHFLAATEAYVLWGYGPTGRALRRALLAEGKQPSHIVELHPGRIGNTIHGACVVPPEALRKLPGRPIVVSVAGEGPRREIRHALAAMGFYETRDFVCAA; encoded by the coding sequence ATCCTGCTGCCGGCCTTCGATGCGGAAGCGACCATCGGGGCCTGCCTGCGGAGCATCCAGCGGCAGCTCGAGCCGCGCTGGGAGTGCATCGTCGTCGACGACGGCTCCTCGGACGGCACGCTCGCCCGCGCCCGTTCCTTCGCGGAGCGGGACGCCCGCTTCCGGGTCGTCGCGGCGCCCCACCGGGGACTGATCGAGGCGCTGAATGTCGGGCTCGATCGCTGCCGCGCGCCGCTCGTCGCGCGCATGGATGCCGACGACCTCATGCACCGCGCGCGGCTTCGGGAGCAGCTCGCCGCGCTCGAGAGCGCTCCGGACCTGGCCGCCGTCGGCTGCCACGTCCGTCTGTTCCCGCGCCGCACGCTGCGCGACAGGCGGCGCGCGTACGAGCTCTGGCTCAACGCGATCGATTCGCCGCGCCGGGTGCGCGAGGAAGCCTTCGTCGAGTGCCCCGTCGCCCATCCGACCCTCATGATCCGCCGGGAGATCCTGGCGGACCTCGGCTACCGCGACCGGGGCTGGCCCGAGGACTACGACCTGGTGCTCCGCCTGCTCTGCGCCGGGCACGACGTCGGCGTCGTGCCGCGCCGCCTCCTCGCCTGGCGCGACCGCCCCGTCCGCCTCTCACGCACCGCCGACCGCTACGGCCTCGACCGCTTCACGGCCTGCAAGGCCGCGTTCCTCGCGGCGCACTTCCTCGCCGCCACGGAGGCCTATGTCCTCTGGGGCTACGGCCCGACCGGCCGGGCGCTCCGCCGGGCGCTCCTCGCGGAGGGGAAGCAACCGTCTCACATCGTCGAGCTGCATCCCGGCCGTATCGGGAACACGATCCACGGCGCCTGCGTCGTCCCGCCCGAGGCGCTGCGAAAGCTGCCCGGGCGGCCCATCGTCGTCTCGGTGGCCGGCGAGGGGCCGCGTCGGGAGATCCGCCACGCGCTGGCGGCGATGGGATTCTACGAGACCCGCGACTTCGTGTGCGCCGCCTGA
- a CDS encoding class I SAM-dependent methyltransferase — protein MAAEAGFLGVPLDGFAATGKKQLDALVTLGLKSDSKLLDIGCGCLRGGYWLIHFLAPGRYFGIEPHRKRVELGLRYLIEPDVLVEKRPRFDANDAFDTSVFRERFDFFLASSIWSHASKPQIERMLDGFLRDTREEGVFMTSYVPPAGPEDDYRGREWVGTSHTCDVPGVISHSLKWIGQACTRRRLEVARLAGHELDGQPWLVVRRAAGASSPG, from the coding sequence ATGGCCGCCGAGGCAGGCTTCCTCGGCGTTCCGCTCGATGGCTTCGCGGCGACGGGCAAGAAGCAGCTCGACGCCCTCGTGACGCTGGGATTGAAGAGCGATTCGAAGCTGCTGGACATCGGCTGCGGGTGTCTGAGAGGGGGCTACTGGCTGATTCACTTCCTGGCCCCCGGGCGCTACTTCGGGATCGAGCCCCACCGCAAGCGCGTCGAGCTGGGGCTCCGGTACCTGATCGAGCCTGACGTGCTGGTTGAGAAGCGGCCGCGGTTCGACGCCAACGACGCGTTCGACACCTCCGTCTTCCGCGAGCGGTTCGACTTCTTTCTGGCCAGCTCGATCTGGTCGCACGCCTCGAAGCCGCAGATCGAGCGCATGCTCGACGGATTCCTGCGCGACACGAGGGAGGAAGGGGTGTTCATGACCTCCTATGTGCCGCCCGCGGGCCCGGAGGACGACTATCGCGGCCGGGAATGGGTGGGCACGAGCCACACCTGCGACGTTCCGGGGGTGATCTCCCACAGCCTGAAGTGGATCGGGCAGGCGTGCACCCGGCGCCGGCTCGAGGTCGCCCGGCTCGCGGGCCATGAGCTGGACGGCCAGCCCTGGCTCGTGGTCAGGCGCGCCGCGGGCGCCAGCTCGCCGGGGTGA
- a CDS encoding DUF385 domain-containing protein — protein sequence MPDSLAERLAAVKDRSTCRITTRGRRTGRPHARTIWFAVEDTVVYVATLNARRDWVRNVQKNPDVELDLGSLRVRGRLTTITDRTGEAHVRDLLARKYWMAWIASWFGRGPERTFRVDELTPAG from the coding sequence GTGCCAGACTCCCTCGCCGAGCGGCTCGCCGCGGTCAAGGACCGGAGCACGTGCCGGATCACGACACGCGGCCGCCGCACGGGCAGGCCGCACGCGAGGACCATCTGGTTCGCGGTCGAGGACACGGTCGTCTACGTGGCGACGCTGAACGCGCGCCGCGACTGGGTCCGCAATGTGCAGAAGAATCCGGACGTCGAGCTCGACCTGGGCTCGCTCCGCGTCCGCGGACGCCTCACCACGATCACGGACCGTACGGGCGAGGCGCACGTTCGTGACCTGCTCGCCCGCAAGTACTGGATGGCGTGGATCGCCTCGTGGTTCGGGAGGGGTCCGGAGCGGACGTTCCGCGTCGACGAGCTGACGCCCGCCGGTTGA